GGGTAGAACAGGAAAGATGTTTTGTTTTGAACATTACGGAATGTATCCAGATGCTTTTACTCTTGCCAAAGCACTTGGTTCCGGATTTCCCATTGGCGCTCTTGTCGTTGCGAAAGAATACGAAGGAGTTTTAGAACGAGGGATGCATGGTTCTACATTTGGCGGAAACCATTTGGCCTGTGTTGCTGCATTCGAAACATTCAAAATCATTTTATCACGTAACTTACTCGATCATGTCTCGACCATCTCAGAACAAATGTTTGCACGTTTGAAAACCATGATGGAATCAACTGGAAAAATCAAACAAGTCAGGGGACGTGGATTACACATCGGTGTGGAATTGTATTCCGAATCGAGACCTGTTGTGGAAGAATGTTTGAAACGAGGCCTTGTTGTGAATAGCACAGCAGGAAATGTTATTAGAATTATTCCTCCTCTCATCTTAAGCATCGAAAAAGCAACAGAAGGATTGGATATTTTAGAATCAGTATTAAAGGATATGAAATGAAAAAAGTAGCAGTACTTGCCGGTGACGGAATTGGACCAGAAGTAATGGATGTGGCCCTTTCTGTGGTCAAAAAAGCATTAGGAAACAAATCTTCCGAATTTACCTTCGAACATGCATTAGTTGGTGGTGCAGCCATTGATGCGACAGGATTTCCACTTCCTGAGGAAACTCTAAGACTATGTGAATCATCCAGTGCCATCTTTTTTGGTTCTGTCGGCGGACCAAAGTGGGAAACTCTTCCTCCAGAAAGACAACCGGAACGCGGTGCCCTCCTCCCACTTCGAAAACATTTTGATTTATTTGCTAACCTTCGTCCTGCGATCATCTACCCAGAATTAAAAAAAGCAAGTCCCATCCGTGGTGACATCATCGGTGATGGACTCGATATTTTAATCCTTAGGGAATTAACATCCGGAATTTATTTTGGAAAACCAAAAGGTAGAGAAGGCAGTGGACCTGAAGAATTTGCTTTCGACACCATGCGGTATTCTCGTCGCGAAATTGAAAGAATTGCACGCACAGCCTTTGATGCCGCGAGAAAACGAAACAAAAAAGTAACAAGTATTGATAAAGCAAATGTTCTCACCACATCCGTGTTGTGGAGAGAAGTGGTTGTAGCACTACATAAAGCAGAATACTCTGATTGCACTTTAGAACATCTCTATGTGGACAATGCTGCCATGCAGCTCATTGTAAAACCAAAACAATTTGATGTGATGCTCTGCGAAAATATGTTCGGTGATATTTTGTCAGACGAAGCATCCATCATTACTGGTTCCATAGGGATGTTACCTTCAGCTTCCCTTTCTGAATCAGGATTTGGACTCTACGAACCTTCCGGTGGATCCGCTCCAGACATTGCAGGAAAAGGGATTGCAAACCCCATCGCACAAATCCTATCAGGGGCACTCATGTTACGATACTCTTTTGGATTGGAAACAGAAGCAGTGGCAATTGAAAATGCCATTCGAACGGTTCTAAAGCAGGGATTTCGCACAAGAGATATCGCCGAAGAAGGCACATCTGTCCTCGGTACGAAAGAAATTGGTGTTGAAATCGAAAAGGCACTTGGATAAACTACGGAAGAACTATTATGCAAACAGGCATCGGACCGACAGGCAGACCTTACCAAATTCTCATTGCTGAGAATTCCAAATTCCAATCCAAACAACTCCAACAAATTTTGGAATCGGAAGGTTTCAAAATCATTGGAGTTGCCGAAACGGGAAAAGAACTTTTGCAAATGTACAAAGACAATCGCCAACAGATTGATCTTGTGACCATTGAGATTTTTCTTCCCGAGGTCGATGGTTATGCAGCTTTCTGGGATATGAAAGAAATGGGTGTTCTTCCTAGGATTCTGTTTATTTCCGAAGAAAACACACCTTCGGTCATCAAGGCACTTCTCGAAAACGGGGCAATGGATTATATTGTCAAACCGATCAAACGAGAAAAAATCCTAGAGAAAATCAAAGAAACTCTTCTTAAGATTCCCAAAGTATAAAATTTATATTCCTGCCTTCTTCTTTGGCTCTGTGGCTAAAGTAAAGAGGGCTCTGGAAAACATTCGTCCGCAAATTCTGTATCCCACCGATTTTATGAAAACGTCCTTTCACTCCGGCTTCAATCGCAAGTCCCACATCCAGTAAAAACTTTCCCTTTCCTTTCGCATGACAAACTTCCCTTCCTAATGGCATAAAAAAATGGGCAACATCCTCTTCAACTTCATAATCGGCACCTTGGATATAAGGCCCAATTTCTAAATAAAGTTCCTCTTCCTTCAAACCTAATTGCATGGCCTTCTCAATCATTCGTTCTGTAATGCCTAAACTAGATCCCTTCCAACCAGAATGGACTATGGCAACAAACGGTCGTTTGTTTGAATATAAGTAAACGGGAACACAGTCTGCTGTGCGAACTACAAGAATGGAATTCGGCAATTCCGTATACAACCCATCTCCCTCCCAATCCAATTCTGAATTTGTGCTAACCGGTCCTGGTAACACTTGGTGGAGGAGATCTCCGTGCACTTGGTTGAGTGTGAAAACGTTTGGTAGTGGAGAATCAAATTTTTCTTTCACCCAAACTTCCGTATATTCTTTCCAGGTTGTTGGATTTTTGGGATAAGAAGGAAATAATTTCTTCAAACCGTCTAAACTTTGTTTGCCGGCAGTACCAAACCGGATCTTTCCATATGAAAGGGAGATTTTTTTATTGAATTCCATTGGTCTCGACAAATGATCTCGGTTGTGTTTTGTCCCAATGATTCTCAAACATAAATCGATATAAATCAGAACAATTCCAATCACTACGTATACAAAGAGAATTCATTTTGGCAGGATCGTAGGATAAAAGATAAAACTTAATTGGTATAGACCTCCAAGTGTATTGTATATGCGGCAAATTTGTTCCATGAAGTCGATTGTCGAGTAAGATCTCAATTTTACGGTCGAGTAAATCTTTTAATTCTAATTCGCTTTCATGACCGATTCTTCCCCTTACGGCAATTTTCTTTTTGGCAAATTCTCTATCCGTCAAACCGGATTCCGCTTCAAATGCAAAGGAAGGTCTTAAATAAAAAATAAAATGAGCTTGGGCACCAAAAAAGGCAACACGAAAATCAGAAAGCGCCTTATTGTCATAACCAGAGGTGTTAATCAAGTGATCTTCATAAAACATTCGTTCTTCGACGATTCCATGCCAATCAGGAATCCTTGATCCTTTAATTTTTAAAGGATCCGTATACACAGCAGTGGATAAAATAAAAAGAAAAGCCACAAGGATTTGGTTTTTGGAATAAATAGATAGAAAGGAGGTTTTTTTTTTGGACTCAATTTGAGAATCCAAATCCCAATCATGAATTTGATGGAATGCCAAATAAGATATGTATGGTAAAATAGGAATCCAGAACCGAATCCCCATAAAATCCCCGCCAACATACAAAACATAAAATATGTATAAAAGAACTGAAGAAATGAGGAATCGATTTTTCTTTTGGTATTTCAATCGTTTGAAGGTTTGCACACCGAAAAGAACTAAGACAAAAAGGTAAAGAGGATAAGACTTTAAAAAATAAAAAAGATAATAGATCCCTTGCGAAAAGTAAGCTCCTTTATTTCCTTTTGCATAAAACGTATTTGGAAGGAGATCTCCATAATAAAAATACCGGAAACCTAAAAAACCAAGAAACAAAACACCGAATAATACCGGTATCCAACTTCTTTTTCGAAACATCCAATCAAGAGAAGCAATGAATAAAAAAAGTGCTCCTTCCGGACGAACTAGCGCAGCTAGTAAAAACAACAAAAAAAGTAAATTACTTTCTTTTTCCCATAAGAGGAGTCCAAAACAAACTAAAAAAGTAAAAAGGGAAGTTTCTAAACCTGACGTAGCAAAGATATGGAGGTGAAAGAATAAAGCCAAATGCACTAAAAGAAGAGGATAAATTTTACCAAAGGAAATTCGATTTTCCTCATAGAAAAAAACAATAAGCACCATCAAGTAAAAGAAACTACCCAAAACTAGAGAGAACCATTGTGGTTCTAATTTTAAAAAATAACCCATGGAAAGTAAAAGAGTCCAAAGGAAATTTGTATAACCTTCAACTCTTTCACCTAAATTGAAAACGAAACCTGAACCTTCGAATAAATTTCTAGCATAAACAAAACTAATATATGCATCATCGCAGATCCACTTCCACTTATAGGTTTGGTAAATGGCAAAGGAAAAAAAAATAACTGTTAATATATAAAAAGAAAGTAAGTTTCGTTTAAAAAATAACATGGATTAGTCCAGTTCAAAAGATTTGATAAATTCTTCAATGATTTGAATGTGATCCATCTCTGGGGTCGGATTTTCTTCGGAAGGTTCATACAAATAATCATCAAAGACGTGAAAATCAAAAATTTTTAATTCAAAGTCTGGTAAGGTGATGATGATGTTTTCAGCATGAATATCAAAAATCAATTTCTCTTCTTCTGCTAAAAATTTGGTCACTTCTATCACGCGATTAAAATCTACTGCAATTTTTTTTAGTTTTGCTTTTGAAATTACTCCAAAACGATGAGAGTCAAAATTCAATTTCCATTTCGGAAACAGTTTGTCCATAATTGGATTTTGGTCCAATTTTTCGTTTCGTATGGTGAATTCTTTTAGATGTTTTCCGGCAAGTAACGGTTGTTGATCACAAGGTGTGAGAGTGACATTGGGAATTCCAAAAGGATTGTTTCTGACTCGCATCCCCATAAAAAAACGTGTGGGAACCACTAGGTCAGGAATGAGAGACTTTAATTTCCAATAATGTAATCTCTCCAATCCCAAACGTTTGAATTTAAAATCAATTTCATCTTTTTTAGAATCACGGATTGTTTTGGCTTTTAAAAAATCCCTAAGTTCAATTTCCTCGGGTTTCAAAAAACGAGCAAGATCTCTCCCTACTTCTTTGAAAAGGGATCCAAATATTGCATCAGATGGTAACTTTGATTTTCCAATTTTCACCACTTGGTTCCAAGGAAGTTTATATACAAACTTATAAGAACCACGACCAATGTAGCCATCTTTTGACAATGGCATAAAGTTATCCAAAAATTCACGGTCATACCGGTATGTGATTCGAAAAACATGCGATACAGGAAAAAGTTTTTCATACAAATTACGAAAGAAACCGGACTTTCGTAAAACTTCATCTACAGGAAGGTCTTCAATGGGGATGGGGATTTCTTTTTTATCTGGATCGACAAACAACTCTTTGTCGAGACCTTTCTCAAGTAACTCCAAAAACTGAGGAATTTTTCCCCAGTTTGGATATTGGTTCCAGAGTTGTGTGATCCGATCGCGAATCCCTTTGATCGGGCCTTTTTTTTCAGACACGATTAGATTCTACTTCCAACGCACTACTGCTTCGTAATCTGTAAATTTTTCCTTACGGGAAACTGCTTCTGATAATTTTTTGTCTTTCTCTTCATCATACCACCAATAGTCAGAAGAAAAACTTTCATCTCCATACTTACCCAAAGGTAAATTGGGAACTCCATACTTTTGCCAGTATAACAGTCTTGTGCTCGGCAAATGCCATAACAAAACATAAGGATATTCTTTATAAACAATTCGATCGATCTGTTTTAAAATTTCATTTCGTTTCGAAACAGAAAATTCAGTTTTTTGTTTTTCGATGAGTTTGTCTACTTCAGGAATTTTTAATCCTGGTAGGTTTGGTTGTCCCTCTTCATCTGCATATTTTGAAAGCCATTGTGATTCTGGATCCTTAAACACACCCGATCCCCAAGCAGCCCAGGTCATATCAAAGTCGTATTTATCAACTCGTTCGCTCCAAGCAGCCAAATCTAAAGTGTCAATGGATGCACGAATACCAACTTCCTTTGCTTTCTCTAAAAATACGGTGAAGTACTTTTCTGTTTTTTTATCACGATCTAAAATAGAAAACTGGAATGGTTTTCCATCTTTTTCCAAGATCCCTTCTGCATTGGGTTTCCAACCAGCTTCTGCCAGAAGCTTTCTTGCCTTTTCGATATTGAATTCAGAAGGTTGGTTCGGATTTTTTTCACCGCCTAAATAAAAATCAGGATAATAACTATTAGTTGGATCATACTCACCATACGCAAGTTTGTCGATCATAAGTTTTCGATCCACAAGTAAATTCATGGCTTCTCTCACTCGTTTGTCAGAGAAAATGGATCGTCTTGAATTCATAGCCCAGCCTTGGAACCCAATTGGTTTTAAATTGAATATCCTTTGTTTTGCGATCCAATTTTTATCGAAAGAATCTCCCTTTGCCTCTTCCACCCAAACAAAAGCGGAATACACTGGATAGATATCAATATCTCCTTTTTTAAAGGCTTGGAGAGCAACAGCTTCTTCGTTATATACCTTATAAACAATTTGATCAAAGTTATTTCTTCCTGTATTAAAAGGATAAGCCCTTTGCCACCAGTCCCCTCTTCTTTCTAGTTTGATGTAACGATTCTTTTTCACTTCTGTGATTTTATAGGGACCAGACACAACTGGAAACTCCATATTTTCCTTATTAAAATCTTTTCCTTCAAAATGATGTTTGGGTAGGATAAATATAGACGATGCAATATCATTAAAATTATTCCAATGCACTTCCTTTGCTTCAAAAACAACTGTAAGATCATCTACCTTAACCGGTTTTAAAAATCTTGATAAGGAAACACGAAACACTGCTGTTCCATTTTTGGGATTCATGATAGTGTCATAAGTAAAGATGACATCATCACTAGTCACAGGTTTGCCATCAGACCAACGAGCGTTTGGATCTAAGTAGAAAGTAAATTTCTTTTTGTCAGGAGAGATTTTCCAATCCCTTGCTAAATGAGGAATGGTTTCCAAAGTCAGAGGGTGGTAACCCGTGAGCGGTTCATACAAACTTGTAAAGATCCGTGCAGTGGTTGTAAACTGATCTAAATAATAATTCAAAGATTTAGGGAACTGATGTGAATAAATTCGAATCCTTCCCCCTTTTTTGGCATTTGGATCTGCGACCGGATTTTTGATTCGAAGTGCATACGGAATGGAAGCCAGATCCCCTTCCCAAGGAAGATCATTTACCTTCGACAAGGATTCTTTTGTATCTTCTTCCGAACAATGGAGGAAAAAGCCCATTGACAAAAGTCCTGTCAAACCAACCAAAACTATCTTGCGTAAGGAGGAACTATACTTAAATATTTGAACTTTGTTATGAAACATCCCTTCCATCAAATCCATTTGTACGAGATAGGCTCAAGGCTTTTTTGTTCAAAAATGAAGGAACCTCTCGAATCAGCTCTTAGTTCCGAAAAAAATTCCCTTCCTTTACTTTGGGCCGATGAAATTTGGCTTATGGGTGTCTGGAAAAATAGCCCTAAGTCACAGTCCATTGCTCGTTCTATGCCGGAACTTCAACCAGGATTCCAAGCTACCAAACAACCACTGCTTCCAGAAGATGTTTATGGATCCCCATATTCTATTTTTTCTTACACTCCCGACCCTTTGGTTTCCGAGAATGACAACCTAACAAACGTATACAAACTCATTCAAAAGTGGAATAAAAAACTAATCTTAGACTTTGTGCCAAACCATATGGCAATTGATTCCCCAGTTGTAGATTCCAATCCCGATTTATTTTTGAAAGCAGATGAATCTGCTAAGCCAAAAAACTCATTCAGACATCCCAATGGAAATGTATACTTACATGGACGAGATCCCTATTTTGATGGATGGACGGATACCATCCAATGGGATTTTTCAAATCCGGATGTCGAAAAAAAACACATTCAAATTTTAAAAGGAATCGCTAAACAATGTGATGGTGTTCGTTGTGATATGGCAATGTTACTCCTGCCTGAAGTATTTGAAAAGACTCATGGGAAAACATCGGTATATGATTGGGAACGTGTCATAAATACAATCCGCGAAGACTTTCCTCATTTTAAATTTTATGCAGAAGTTTATTGGGGGATGGAAAATCGATTACTTGGCTTAGGATTTGATGCTACTTATGATAAATCTTTTTATGATGCATTGAAAGAAAACCACTTCTCTTTTGTTTCACAAAGTATAAGAGAAAATTCGAATAAATCAAAAATTCGTTTTTTAGAAAACCATGACGAAGAAAGAGCCAAACTCCAATTTGGTGAAAACTCAGAATCCTATTTTAGTCTCCTAGCTGCTTCAGAGTGTATTTTGTTGTTTCATGAAGGACAAGAACAGGGACTCACTCGAAAAATTCCTGTCCAAATGATTTTTACAGACGAAGAATTATCAAATCCTCATTCAGAAGAATTTTACAAACGAGCACTATTGACAATCACCAAAAGAAATGCGGATAGTATGTTTTTTTTGCCACATTACAACGAGTTTCATGATGTTTCTATATTTATGAGAGCGATCCAAACCGGAAATCATACAGAACTGATCTTATGGAATGAAACAAATTCGGAAGTATCAGGAAGAATCCCTTTCCAAGAAGGAATTCAATTCCAAACCGTTTTAACTGACCTTGTCTCAGGAATTGAATACCCACAAACAGAATCCGCGGAAGGGATATATTTCAAACTAAGACCAAACCAAGTGCAGTGGTTTATTTTTTAACCCTCTCTGCAAATACCACACCTTGAATCATTCTTAAGTTTTCCAATATTTCTTTGAGTTGGTCCAAATGGTCCACTTCTAACATAAATTTGGCGGTAAGCGTCCCGTTGGGATGGGAAGAAGCACCTGCTTCCAAAATATTTGTTTCTGTGCTTGAAATAGATTCCACCATAGATAAGTAGATCCCTTGTACATCTTTGGCACGCACTTCAATTTGGATTGGAATGGGTTCCCCTGGTCCTTCCCAACGAACAGGAATGGTTTTCATCCACTCGAGTTGTTTGGTTGCAGTTGTACAATCTTTTTTATGAACACTCACACCACGTCCTCTGGTAATAAAACCAATGATTTCATCACCGGGGATAGGAGTACAACAGGAAGCCACACGAACAGGCACATCGTTCCAACCCGCAACTGAAATTCCAAATTCTTTGGATTCTTCTTGGTGAGGATTTGTTTTATGTGGCTTCTTGATTTTTACTTTTTTAATTTCTTTGATTGTGTTTTCATCAATCGGAGGCGATTGCGTTTCCAAAACAGAACCAATGGTCTCTCTTTGTGAGTCTTCTTGTAATTTTCGAAAATAGGCACGTAACTTCTGGCGAGCGCCTGAAGTTTTAACAATCCGCAACCAAATAGGAGAAGGTTTGGAACTTTTTTCAGTAATGATCTCAACCTGGTCTCCAGACTTTAACTCCGTACGAAGTGTAACCATCCTTCCATTGACCTTTCCACCACGAGCATGCAACCCCACATCCGTATGGATTCGGAACGCATAGTCAAGAACCGTAGCTCCTTTTGGCATCTCAATGATCTCACCTTTAGGAGTGAAAACAAACACTTCATCTTCATGGAGGTCATATTGTAGTTCCTCCATAAATTCTTTGGAATCAAGGCTTGGATCTTGCCATGACTTTAAAATTTCCAACCACTTCATTCGGAAGGCATTTTCTACACCATTTTGCAAAATGACGGAAGTTTTAGAAAGGTTAGTTGATTCTTTATAAGCCCAATGGGCCGCTACCCCATTCTCTGCGATGGCATTCATGTCTTTGGTTCGAATCTGCACTTCCATCGGTCGACCGTCAGGCCCAAAAACAGTTGTATGTAATGACTGGTAAAGGTTGGTTTTAGGTGTGGCAATATAATCCTTAAACCTACCTGGGATGGGTGTCCAAAGAGTATGTACGATTCCCAGAACCCCATAACAATCCTTAATTTCGTTTGTGATGATTCTAACAGCTCGAAGGTCAAAAATTTCAGAAAATGATTTTTCCTTTGTGACCATCTTTCTGTAGATCGAATAAAAATGTTTGGCCCGACCATCAATCCGTGCATCAATACTTATTTCAGCTAATCTTTGTTTGAGTATGATTTTAATTTTTTCGATGTATTCATCACGTTCTGATTTTTTAGCTGAAACTCGTTTTTTAATTTCTTGGTATTCTTCTGGATGTAACGATTGAAAAGCCAAATCTTCTAATTCAAATTTAACTTTATAAACTCCCAATCGCCCCGCTATCGGTGCATACAAGGATAAAACTTCTTTTGCGATTCGTTTTTGTTTTTCTTCCGGTTGAAACTTTAATGTGCGAACGTTATGTGTTTTGTCAGCTAACTTAATCAACATCACTCGCACATCTTTGATGGTTGCAAGTAACATCTTACGAATATTTTCAGCCGCTTCCGTTTCCTTAGATTGAGATTTGATTTCCGAAATTTTGGTAACACCTTCCACAAGGGCGGCAATGTCTTCACCAAACTCACGTGCCATATCTTCTTTGCTGTAACTTGTATCTTCGACAACATCGTGCAAAAGCCCAGCAGCAATTGCCCTTTCGTCGAGGCCAAGTTCATCCAAAACAGAAGCAACATTCATCGGATGGATGATATAAGGTTCCCCTGAAAGGCGTTTTTGTCCTTCGTGCATTTTATCGGCAATACTGTATGCCTTTTGGATTAATGTGGCCTTTTCTGGCCCAAGTCTTTTCCCTACTGCGTCAAATAACTCCTGCTTATCTTTGATGTCTTGGTATAATCCCATTACTTAATGTCCAAACTTATATCTAAAAATTTTACTGTATGAGTTAAATAACCCATACTCACTCCAATATCTTTAAATTTAGATAGAAATTTTAATTTATTTGGAGTGATACCACCAGAACATTCTATACGAATTTTTTCAGAATTCGCTTTGATGAGTTCTATCGCTTTTTCAGTATCTGAATCAGAAAAATTATCTAACAAAATAATATCAGGATTTGAAGAGATAGCTTCATTCAGTTGTGATAGGCCATCTATTTCTAGTTCTATTTTTTTCCCTGGATTAGCATTTCGAACAATTTGTACAGCAGATTGGATGGATCCTGCTTTTGCTACATGGTTGTCTTTTAACATTGCCATCTCAGACAAATTTAAGCGGTGATTGGCTCCTCCACCTGTATAAACCGCATACTTAGCAAGTTTTCGATAACCCGGAAGGGTTTTTCTTGTATCTAAAATCAGAAGATCCGGGAATTCTCTTGTCACCTTACTCGCATTTGTTGCAATTCCAGAAAGGTATTGGATAAAGTTTAATAAAATTCTTTCCATTTTAAGCACATCTACTAGAGCACCTTCTAATATCCCGATGATGGTTCCTTTTGTTAATGTCGCTCCATCAGATAGGATGGGATTCCATCGCAAATTTGCCTTTGTCTTTCGAATGAGGCAAGGGATTACATGAAGCCCACACAAAACCCCTTCCTCTTTTGCAAGTAACTCCGCTGTGCAATTTTCAATCGAATCAAATAACGAATCGGTTGTGATATCCCCTGCAGGTAAGTCTTCCTCTAGGGCAAGTGTGACAAGTGCCTCAAAGTCTTTTTCTGAAATTTCTTTGACAGGTGTTGTGTATCCTCGAATCATATGGTCCTATTATTTAGACAAAAAAAAAGCTGCCCTTACGACAGCTTTTTTTCCTTTCACCTAAACCATGTTTATTGTTTAGGAGCTTTTCCAATTTTCCCTGTTTTAGGAGGGATGTTTAATTTTTGTTTTGGATAAATCAAGTTTTTGTTGCGAATCGATTTACGATTAGCTTCAAAAATTCTTGGCCAAAGTTTTGCATCACTATAGATGTCTTCTCTATCGGCAATTCTCCAAAGGCAATCAGTTGGGTTTGATTTTTCAACTGTGTAACGTTTCCAACCACCAGAAAGTTCTTCCACTTGTGAAGAAGTAACTTTGTCAGTTGTTTCTTCAGTCGTAGTTTTTGTAGTTGTATCGGTTTCAACAGTTTTACGATCTTTTTTCGCAACTGCATTTTTCCCTTTCAAAGTTTCTATTTGGTCAATGGAAATCTCTGCCAATCGAATGGCTTCTTCCGATTGAGAAATGGAATCATCAAACTTTTCTTGTTCTAAAAGATTTCCAGAAGCTTGGAGAGATTCGTTCGAAGCACCTAAGTTTTCTTGTGTGCTAGCATAGGATTCTTTTGCATTTGATTTGAGGTAGGTTTCTGCATTCAACTCACCAAAACGTGCATTGGCATCTTCGACCACTTCACGTGCTTGTAAGTTACGATTTTTTGCGTGGTCTTTGACTGCCGATGCAAGTAATGCTGCGGAAGCGAGACGTGCTGTTTTAATCTTTTCATCAGCAGTTTTCAAACGTCCAGCTTCAATGTCTTCTCGTGCAGATGCCACTCTCGCTTTTTCTTCGTCGATGGCAGGATTTCCACCTTTGGAATAAGTATAAGCTTTTTCTAATACTGCATCTACTTCGTCAGCAGATTGACGTACAGAACCTGATCTATCTAAAGCCACTTTTTTTGCGTTTTGGCTGATCTTTGCAGCTTCCACAAAATTGTTATGGGCTTCTTCATATTCTTGTAAGGCAACAGTACGTTTTAGTTCTTTTGCGGTTTCATCTTTGTCTTCACGTAAATAAGAGGCAAGGCTTGCATCAGCTTGTGCCAACTTAGATTCACCCACATCACGAGCACTCACTGCTTTTTTAAATTCTTCTGGAGTGTATTCGGAAGCATAGGCTTCATCTGCGGCATCAATGGCTGTCACTGCTTCTTCACGAGATTTGGCAGCAAGTTTTGGTAAAGTTTTTTCTAAGGCATCATACGCTTTAGAAATAGCGTAGTCTGCACTCTTTTTAGAATCGGAAGCTTTTTCCTCTGCAGCAAATTCATTGGCAGATACCAAACTTTTTTTTGCTTCTGAGTATTCTTCCGGAGCGTATTCTTCAGCGGAAAGTCTTTCTGCTCTTTCTACTTGCGACTTTGCGAGTGCTAATTCCTTAAGTGGTAGTTCTTGCGCACAATTAACTAATCCAATGGAAAACAATACCAAAACAGAGAGAAAGACGGCTGTCTTTTTCTTTCTTAACATAACAAACTCCTTAAATATTTCTTCGGGGGATTGTGTAAGAGAGAAGCGCAAAACACGCTTCCCCTATTACTTGAAAGCAGTGACGGCTTCGTCTTCGCTGTCGAAAATTTCAAAAAATGAAGTCAACTTTGTGAGTTCAAATACCTTACGAACAGAACCTGCTACGTTGATGATTTTTAGCCCACCTTGGTATTTCTTCAAGTTGGACAAACTTGAAATTAAAGCTCCAATTCCGGAAGAGTCGATGTAAGATACCTTCTCGAGATTGATGACGATGCAATATTTTTGTTCTTCGATCAATTTGGCAATTACATCCTTGATCTCAGGCGCGTTATAAAGGTCGATTTCCCCGT
This genomic stretch from Leptospira harrisiae harbors:
- a CDS encoding STAS domain-containing protein, with amino-acid sequence MEITRREKDKIVVLDINGEIDLYNAPEIKDVIAKLIEEQKYCIVINLEKVSYIDSSGIGALISSLSNLKKYQGGLKIINVAGSVRKVFELTKLTSFFEIFDSEDEAVTAFK
- a CDS encoding lipoprotein LipL71, which gives rise to MLRKKKTAVFLSVLVLFSIGLVNCAQELPLKELALAKSQVERAERLSAEEYAPEEYSEAKKSLVSANEFAAEEKASDSKKSADYAISKAYDALEKTLPKLAAKSREEAVTAIDAADEAYASEYTPEEFKKAVSARDVGESKLAQADASLASYLREDKDETAKELKRTVALQEYEEAHNNFVEAAKISQNAKKVALDRSGSVRQSADEVDAVLEKAYTYSKGGNPAIDEEKARVASAREDIEAGRLKTADEKIKTARLASAALLASAVKDHAKNRNLQAREVVEDANARFGELNAETYLKSNAKESYASTQENLGASNESLQASGNLLEQEKFDDSISQSEEAIRLAEISIDQIETLKGKNAVAKKDRKTVETDTTTKTTTEETTDKVTSSQVEELSGGWKRYTVEKSNPTDCLWRIADREDIYSDAKLWPRIFEANRKSIRNKNLIYPKQKLNIPPKTGKIGKAPKQ
- the nadC gene encoding carboxylating nicotinate-nucleotide diphosphorylase, producing the protein MIRGYTTPVKEISEKDFEALVTLALEEDLPAGDITTDSLFDSIENCTAELLAKEEGVLCGLHVIPCLIRKTKANLRWNPILSDGATLTKGTIIGILEGALVDVLKMERILLNFIQYLSGIATNASKVTREFPDLLILDTRKTLPGYRKLAKYAVYTGGGANHRLNLSEMAMLKDNHVAKAGSIQSAVQIVRNANPGKKIELEIDGLSQLNEAISSNPDIILLDNFSDSDTEKAIELIKANSEKIRIECSGGITPNKLKFLSKFKDIGVSMGYLTHTVKFLDISLDIK